One genomic segment of Microbacterium sp. ProA8 includes these proteins:
- a CDS encoding hydroxyacid dehydrogenase encodes MNPESRPKALLAMESPQLADDLFGARARRDLDGVVAVHESVLTPGLPAVPASTADTEILITGWGAPRLDEEVLANWPRLRAVVHAAGSVKRLVTGAVWERGIRVSSAAGANAVPVAEYTLATILLSASDVLRSAHDFQRTQDMLAARPRGDVGAFGITVGVIGASRIGRRVLELLQPFDIECLLVDPSLSAVEAAELGAELVSLPELLARSQVVTIHAPALPETYRMIGRDELALMADGSTLINTARGSLVDTEALVDELRADRLRAVLDVTDPEPLPAGHPLFSLPGATLTPHIAGSIGNELRRIGHHVVAEVQRFVRTGELADEVTSPDLARIA; translated from the coding sequence GTGAACCCCGAGTCACGCCCGAAGGCGCTGCTCGCGATGGAGTCGCCGCAGCTCGCGGACGACCTCTTCGGCGCCCGCGCACGCCGCGATCTCGACGGCGTCGTCGCCGTGCACGAGTCGGTGCTCACCCCCGGTCTCCCCGCCGTTCCGGCGTCGACCGCCGACACCGAGATCCTCATCACCGGCTGGGGCGCCCCGCGACTCGACGAGGAGGTGCTCGCCAACTGGCCGCGACTGCGTGCCGTGGTGCACGCCGCGGGCTCGGTGAAGCGCCTCGTCACCGGGGCGGTCTGGGAGCGCGGCATCCGCGTGTCCAGTGCTGCCGGCGCGAATGCCGTGCCCGTCGCGGAGTACACCCTCGCGACCATCCTGCTCAGCGCGAGTGACGTGCTGCGCTCGGCTCACGACTTCCAGCGCACCCAGGACATGCTCGCCGCCCGTCCACGCGGCGACGTGGGCGCGTTCGGCATCACCGTGGGGGTGATCGGCGCGTCGAGGATCGGCAGGCGGGTGCTCGAACTGCTCCAGCCCTTCGACATCGAGTGCCTGCTCGTCGATCCCTCGCTGTCCGCCGTGGAGGCCGCCGAGCTCGGGGCGGAACTCGTCTCGCTGCCTGAGCTTCTCGCCCGCTCGCAGGTGGTCACGATCCACGCGCCGGCGCTGCCCGAGACCTACCGCATGATCGGCCGGGACGAGCTCGCCCTCATGGCCGACGGCTCCACCCTCATCAACACGGCGCGCGGCTCGCTCGTCGACACCGAGGCGCTGGTCGACGAGCTGCGCGCCGATCGGCTTCGAGCCGTGCTCGATGTGACGGATCCCGAGCCTCTGCCGGCGGGGCATCCGCTCTTCTCCCTTCCGGGGGCGACGCTCACGCCTCACATCGCGGGGTCGATCGGCAACGAACTGCGACGCATCGGACATCACGTCGTCGCCGAGGTGCAGCGCTTCGTGCGCACCGGGGAGTTGGCGGACGAGGTCACCTCGCCCGATCTCGCCCGCATCGCCTGA
- a CDS encoding extracellular solute-binding protein, translating into MFTSRKKRAAGALVIAGALGVVLAGCAGGSAPGEAASTYDPDEKVELDFAFWGNDVRAELYDEAIAAFNEEYPNITVDATFLAWDEYWEKRQTEAAGKDLPDVFQMDMTYVRQYSENGLVLDLTPYLDGVIATDGYEQNVLDIAKVGDATVGMPISTNALGMFENPTLIEEVGVEPFGGGDWDDYDDWLRTAREAAEESGIEAWGASNPTGFIQTFELALRSDGKSLFTEDGEVGFTKEELAEFWDRGVELRDEDVVTPQQRLEELAPMSGFDAAKQLTEITWDNFGAGYLANLGAAYPEVNLVAPPVTEEGAKDLYMKAGMLMSGAATTEHPEAAATFIDFMANSPEVGAIFGTNRGMPASETQRDGIEVDAIAQQILDYEESIADRLGDPPPVPIVGYGSIEAKFKALGQELGFGTVTVDDAVDQLFAEIDVILNQ; encoded by the coding sequence ATGTTCACGAGCAGGAAGAAGCGCGCCGCCGGCGCCCTCGTCATCGCCGGCGCCCTCGGCGTGGTGCTCGCCGGATGCGCGGGAGGGTCCGCGCCGGGCGAAGCCGCGTCGACCTACGACCCCGACGAGAAGGTCGAGCTCGACTTCGCGTTCTGGGGCAACGACGTGCGTGCCGAGCTGTATGACGAGGCCATCGCGGCGTTCAACGAGGAGTACCCCAACATCACGGTGGACGCGACGTTCCTCGCGTGGGACGAGTACTGGGAGAAGCGCCAGACCGAGGCGGCGGGCAAGGATCTGCCCGACGTCTTCCAGATGGACATGACCTACGTCCGTCAGTACTCGGAGAACGGCCTGGTCCTCGACCTCACGCCCTACCTCGACGGCGTCATCGCGACGGACGGCTACGAGCAGAACGTTCTCGACATCGCGAAGGTCGGCGACGCGACGGTCGGCATGCCGATCTCGACGAACGCACTGGGCATGTTCGAGAACCCGACCCTCATCGAAGAGGTGGGCGTCGAACCGTTCGGCGGCGGCGACTGGGACGACTACGACGACTGGCTCCGCACCGCCCGCGAGGCGGCCGAGGAGTCCGGCATCGAGGCCTGGGGAGCAAGCAACCCCACCGGCTTCATCCAGACGTTCGAACTCGCGCTGCGTTCCGACGGGAAGTCACTGTTCACCGAGGACGGGGAGGTCGGCTTCACCAAGGAGGAACTCGCGGAGTTCTGGGACCGCGGCGTCGAACTGCGCGACGAAGACGTCGTCACCCCGCAGCAGCGCCTCGAGGAGCTGGCACCGATGTCGGGATTCGACGCGGCCAAGCAGCTCACCGAGATCACCTGGGACAACTTCGGCGCCGGCTACCTCGCGAACCTCGGTGCGGCATACCCCGAGGTGAACCTCGTCGCACCGCCGGTGACAGAGGAGGGCGCGAAGGACCTGTACATGAAGGCCGGCATGCTGATGTCGGGTGCGGCGACGACGGAGCACCCCGAGGCGGCCGCCACGTTCATCGACTTCATGGCGAACAGCCCCGAGGTCGGTGCCATCTTCGGCACGAACCGCGGCATGCCCGCGTCCGAGACGCAGCGCGACGGCATCGAGGTGGATGCGATCGCCCAGCAGATCCTCGACTACGAGGAGTCCATCGCCGACCGTCTCGGCGACCCGCCGCCGGTGCCAATCGTCGGCTACGGCTCCATCGAGGCGAAGTTCAAGGCGCTGGGCCAGGAGCTCGGCTTCGGGACGGTCACGGTCGACGACGCGGTGGATCAGCTCTTCGCCGAGATCGACGTGATCCTCAACCAGTAG
- a CDS encoding Gfo/Idh/MocA family oxidoreductase: MPSPTFRVGIIGTGGIAHAHAEALRSLAPRVEIAGVVDLDRDRAQEFAERFGVDRVHPDAAALFASERLDLVHICTPPQTHTPLAVQAMRAGVPSLVEKPTALNLGEVDELAAVQAETGVPVLTVFQHRFGAAARHLKALAEAGELGRPLVATCETLWYRPDEYFDVPWRGRWDVEGGGPTMGHGIHQFDLLFAIFGRWSQVSAFAARQLRPTDTEDVSTALVRFENDALATVVNSLVSPHETSRLRFDFEYASVEVQHLYGYTSEDWTFTPAPGHEHLASRWSGGLDSGSKSGHLDQLRAIFDALEAGEAPGVDLAEARHTLEFAAATYASAFRGTTIDAGELAGDDPFVRSMSGGAVPWAPVKEVLV; encoded by the coding sequence ATGCCTTCGCCCACTTTCCGTGTCGGGATCATCGGCACCGGCGGCATCGCCCACGCCCACGCCGAGGCGCTCAGGAGCCTGGCTCCGCGCGTCGAGATCGCCGGGGTGGTCGACCTCGACCGCGATCGCGCGCAGGAGTTCGCCGAGCGGTTCGGCGTCGACCGGGTCCATCCGGACGCCGCCGCGCTCTTCGCGAGCGAGCGGCTCGATCTCGTTCACATCTGCACGCCGCCGCAAACCCACACGCCCCTCGCCGTCCAGGCGATGCGCGCGGGTGTACCGTCGCTCGTCGAGAAGCCGACCGCGCTCAACCTCGGCGAGGTGGATGAGCTGGCGGCGGTGCAGGCCGAGACAGGCGTGCCGGTGCTGACGGTGTTCCAGCACCGCTTCGGCGCGGCGGCGCGTCACCTCAAAGCGCTCGCCGAGGCGGGCGAACTGGGCCGGCCGCTCGTGGCCACGTGCGAGACGCTGTGGTATCGACCCGACGAGTACTTCGATGTGCCGTGGCGCGGGCGATGGGATGTCGAAGGCGGCGGTCCCACCATGGGCCACGGCATCCATCAATTCGATCTGCTGTTCGCGATCTTCGGCCGCTGGTCGCAGGTGAGCGCGTTCGCGGCCCGGCAGCTGCGCCCGACCGACACCGAGGACGTCTCGACGGCACTCGTGCGCTTCGAGAACGACGCGCTCGCGACGGTCGTCAACTCGCTGGTCTCACCGCACGAGACCTCGCGGCTGCGCTTCGACTTCGAGTACGCGTCGGTGGAGGTGCAGCACCTCTACGGGTACACGAGCGAGGACTGGACGTTCACACCGGCCCCCGGCCACGAGCACCTCGCGAGCCGTTGGAGCGGGGGACTCGACAGCGGATCGAAGAGCGGTCACCTCGACCAGCTGCGCGCGATCTTCGACGCGCTCGAGGCCGGGGAGGCGCCGGGCGTCGACCTCGCGGAGGCCCGGCACACGCTCGAGTTCGCGGCGGCGACGTACGCGTCGGCGTTCCGCGGCACCACGATCGACGCCGGCGAGCTGGCGGGCGACGACCCGTTCGTCCGCTCGATGAGCGGTGGGGCCGTGCCCTGGGCGCCCGTGAAGGAGGTCCTCGTATGA
- a CDS encoding DUF2264 domain-containing protein, with the protein MTYGEPEVATTTGRDRWQALADRLLESVSPYASPSGSLIVLPGPASASGRWSDGLEGFARTGLLAAFRTRGADGDDPARLIERYARGLSAGTDPSHAERWPSIAERRQAVPEAASVAILLSETRPWLWEQLDPAVQERTVDWLAGVVGTSGYTNNWTWFQTVIETFLRSVGGPWRQDDLDRNTEIQESLYRGDGWYSDGAGPDGSQQSFDHYAGWAWHVYPLFQARILGEDLSQVHRERLRAFLEQAGDLVGGTGAPLFQGRSLTYRFATLAPFWAGAIAGETPLPTAATRVLADAVLDHFVDGGAIDERGLLSIGWHREFRALRQAYTGSSSTYWASKGMMGLLLPEQHPEWSAAAEAAAPGSTASVSVRSLSAPGWLVVRSEADGIARVLNHGSDGFRGPAGGVRADNPFYHRLGYSTATSPDLSLGGVAEPLESHVALLDADGAPSHRDRIERVHLGDRVAVSRSRVHWLDTPATAGASADVAGWAALRRGPRVTVASVVHGVAELRLAWWNAVAPAPQPSAIDDLDAAWPEADGPWSFRIGGWALPVHDGRWRATAASTAARDDGAASAVIGVRGMEQQGIAHRVGGDPFAAGSVTPWARGTAPAAEGDVVAALVALGAERTLDLENPPEIEIAADRVTVRWSDGAVDVVPADGVRA; encoded by the coding sequence ATGACGTACGGGGAACCCGAAGTGGCGACGACGACAGGACGAGACCGCTGGCAGGCTCTCGCGGACCGGCTGCTCGAGAGCGTCAGCCCGTACGCCTCCCCGAGCGGTTCGCTCATCGTGCTGCCGGGCCCGGCGAGCGCCTCCGGGCGGTGGAGCGACGGACTCGAGGGGTTCGCCCGCACCGGCCTGCTCGCCGCCTTCCGCACCCGCGGCGCGGACGGGGACGACCCGGCGCGCCTGATCGAGCGCTACGCGCGCGGCCTCTCGGCCGGAACCGACCCCTCGCACGCGGAGCGCTGGCCTTCCATCGCGGAGCGTCGACAGGCGGTACCCGAGGCCGCATCCGTCGCGATCCTGCTGTCGGAGACCCGTCCGTGGCTCTGGGAGCAGCTCGATCCGGCGGTGCAGGAGCGCACGGTGGACTGGCTCGCCGGGGTGGTCGGGACCAGCGGCTACACGAACAACTGGACGTGGTTCCAGACGGTGATCGAGACCTTCCTGCGGTCGGTCGGAGGCCCGTGGCGCCAGGACGACCTGGATCGCAACACCGAGATCCAGGAGAGCCTCTATCGCGGTGACGGCTGGTACTCGGACGGCGCCGGACCGGACGGCTCGCAGCAGAGCTTCGACCACTACGCGGGCTGGGCGTGGCACGTGTACCCGCTTTTCCAGGCGCGCATCCTCGGTGAGGACCTCTCCCAGGTCCACCGTGAACGCCTGCGCGCGTTCCTCGAGCAGGCCGGCGACCTCGTGGGGGGCACCGGCGCTCCCCTCTTCCAGGGCCGCTCACTCACCTATCGCTTCGCCACGCTCGCCCCGTTCTGGGCGGGGGCGATCGCCGGCGAGACGCCGTTGCCGACAGCTGCCACGCGAGTGCTGGCCGACGCGGTTCTCGACCACTTCGTGGACGGCGGAGCGATCGACGAGCGCGGGCTGCTCTCGATCGGCTGGCACCGGGAGTTCCGCGCACTGCGCCAGGCATACACAGGCTCGTCATCGACCTATTGGGCGAGCAAGGGGATGATGGGCCTCCTCCTGCCCGAGCAGCACCCCGAGTGGTCCGCTGCGGCGGAGGCTGCCGCTCCCGGCTCGACCGCGTCGGTGAGCGTGCGCTCGCTCTCGGCGCCGGGCTGGCTGGTGGTCCGTTCCGAGGCCGACGGGATCGCGCGCGTGCTCAACCACGGCTCCGACGGGTTCCGCGGCCCCGCGGGTGGGGTCCGCGCCGACAATCCCTTCTACCACCGGCTGGGGTACTCGACGGCGACCTCCCCCGACCTGTCGCTGGGAGGGGTCGCCGAGCCGCTCGAATCGCACGTCGCACTGCTCGACGCCGACGGCGCGCCCTCCCACCGTGACCGCATCGAGCGTGTCCACCTGGGCGACCGCGTCGCGGTCTCGCGTTCGCGGGTGCACTGGCTGGACACCCCCGCCACGGCAGGCGCGTCCGCCGACGTCGCGGGATGGGCGGCGCTTCGTCGGGGACCGCGCGTCACCGTGGCGTCGGTCGTGCATGGAGTCGCTGAGCTCAGGCTGGCGTGGTGGAACGCCGTGGCGCCCGCCCCGCAGCCGTCGGCGATCGACGACCTCGACGCGGCGTGGCCCGAAGCGGACGGGCCCTGGTCGTTCCGCATCGGCGGCTGGGCGCTTCCCGTGCACGACGGGCGATGGAGGGCGACGGCGGCCTCCACGGCGGCCCGCGACGACGGCGCGGCGTCGGCCGTCATCGGTGTGCGCGGTATGGAGCAGCAAGGCATCGCCCACCGCGTCGGCGGCGACCCGTTCGCCGCCGGCTCCGTCACACCGTGGGCCCGTGGCACTGCGCCCGCCGCCGAAGGCGACGTCGTCGCAGCGCTCGTGGCGCTCGGCGCCGAGCGCACTCTCGATCTGGAGAATCCGCCCGAGATCGAGATCGCGGCGGATCGCGTCACGGTGCGCTGGAGTGACGGTGCCGTCGATGTCGTGCCGGCCGACGGGGTGCGTGCGTGA
- a CDS encoding PmoA family protein yields the protein MSALRVTHELGSSVTVRDGDVDLFTYVYQPSTAPLESPKPYLHPLRTRRGDLVSLFRPHDHVWHKGIAWSLPVVNDENFWGGPTYVHGQFYVQLPNNGVQQHEGAIDLAAGDRARISHELRWITEAGAVLFAEQRELTAEVVSDEAWALIFDTRLTNVSGSPIAIGSPTTRGRENAGYGGLFWRGPRSFTNGTVVAPGASGAGDDVRGSRHEWMGFVGRHDDVDATSLVLMLDDASNPHHPPQWFARSEEFAALNPAPFFSEEVVVAPGETVRFRYAVGIADGGAEAAEPLAGVLRGILEPVAV from the coding sequence ATGAGCGCCCTGCGCGTCACCCACGAACTGGGCTCGTCGGTAACCGTCCGCGACGGCGACGTCGACCTCTTCACGTACGTCTACCAGCCGTCGACGGCACCGCTGGAGTCGCCCAAGCCGTACCTGCACCCCCTCCGCACGCGCCGCGGCGACCTGGTCAGCCTCTTCCGTCCGCACGACCACGTGTGGCACAAGGGCATCGCGTGGTCGCTGCCGGTCGTGAACGACGAGAACTTCTGGGGCGGCCCGACATACGTCCACGGGCAGTTCTACGTGCAGCTGCCCAACAACGGCGTGCAGCAGCACGAGGGCGCGATCGACCTCGCGGCCGGCGACCGCGCGCGCATCTCGCACGAGCTGCGCTGGATCACCGAGGCGGGCGCCGTGCTCTTCGCCGAGCAGCGGGAGCTGACCGCCGAGGTCGTGTCGGACGAGGCGTGGGCGCTCATCTTCGACACACGGCTGACCAACGTGTCGGGCTCGCCGATCGCCATCGGATCGCCCACGACGAGGGGACGCGAGAACGCCGGCTACGGCGGGCTGTTCTGGCGGGGACCCCGCTCGTTCACGAACGGCACGGTCGTCGCGCCCGGCGCTTCGGGTGCGGGCGACGACGTGCGAGGTTCCCGCCACGAGTGGATGGGGTTCGTGGGCCGGCACGACGACGTCGACGCCACCTCGCTCGTGCTGATGCTCGACGACGCGTCGAACCCGCACCACCCGCCGCAGTGGTTCGCGCGCTCGGAGGAGTTCGCCGCCCTCAACCCCGCGCCCTTCTTCAGCGAAGAGGTCGTCGTCGCGCCGGGCGAGACGGTGCGCTTCCGGTACGCGGTCGGCATCGCCGACGGGGGAGCGGAGGCCGCGGAGCCCCTCGCGGGCGTTCTTCGCGGCATCCTGGAACCGGTCGCTGTCTGA
- a CDS encoding substrate-binding domain-containing protein, giving the protein MTGHNSLPRTRHEHLLRQVALHGSVSAADVAAELGVSQVTVRRDIVELEKSGKLARVHGGAIAVGAPAIPQAARTNVGVVVPGSVSHYPQIVRGMDAASHGVRTRVVLATSQYREDLEQRQVERLIEIGVAGIVFAPTMRNRTEAELAEWVSTIPVPVVFLERRLESTSLAVYDSARTDHERGAELAVEHLARLGHTAVGLALFDRTPTAPLVRDGHGAAVARLGLDRAPSVALPKGEGDGDPLDAALVAFLEACLAAGTTAVLVHTDVHAARLVELAMDRGIRVPDDLAVVAFDDDTAGLAMVPLTSVTPPGRDLGHEAMRILTERIAAPDRSASAARHITMLPRLTVRESCGAHD; this is encoded by the coding sequence ATGACGGGACACAACTCGCTGCCGAGGACACGTCACGAACATCTGCTGCGGCAGGTGGCACTGCATGGCAGCGTCAGCGCCGCCGACGTCGCCGCAGAGCTCGGCGTCTCGCAGGTCACGGTGCGTCGCGACATCGTGGAGCTTGAGAAATCGGGCAAGCTCGCCCGGGTGCACGGCGGTGCGATCGCCGTCGGCGCCCCCGCGATCCCGCAGGCCGCGCGTACCAACGTCGGCGTGGTCGTCCCGGGTTCCGTCAGCCACTATCCCCAGATCGTGCGCGGAATGGATGCGGCATCCCACGGCGTCCGCACGCGCGTGGTGCTCGCGACGTCGCAGTACCGGGAGGATCTCGAGCAACGGCAGGTCGAACGCCTGATCGAGATCGGCGTGGCCGGGATCGTCTTCGCACCGACGATGCGCAATCGCACCGAGGCCGAGCTGGCGGAGTGGGTGAGCACCATTCCGGTGCCGGTCGTGTTCCTGGAGCGACGGCTGGAATCCACCTCCCTTGCCGTGTACGACAGTGCTCGCACCGACCATGAGCGCGGCGCCGAACTCGCCGTCGAGCATCTCGCGCGGCTGGGTCACACGGCGGTGGGGCTGGCGCTCTTCGATCGCACCCCCACCGCCCCCCTGGTGCGCGATGGACACGGCGCCGCCGTGGCTCGGCTCGGCCTCGACCGGGCGCCGTCGGTGGCCCTGCCCAAGGGCGAGGGCGACGGCGATCCGCTCGACGCCGCGCTCGTGGCGTTCCTCGAGGCCTGTCTCGCGGCAGGGACGACGGCGGTGCTGGTGCACACCGACGTGCATGCCGCCCGGCTGGTCGAGCTGGCGATGGATCGCGGCATCCGGGTGCCCGACGACCTCGCGGTCGTCGCCTTCGACGACGACACCGCGGGGCTCGCGATGGTTCCGCTGACGAGCGTCACGCCGCCCGGGCGCGATCTCGGCCACGAGGCGATGCGGATCCTGACCGAGCGGATCGCGGCACCTGACCGAAGCGCCAGTGCGGCCCGGCACATCACGATGCTGCCCCGGTTGACGGTGCGGGAGTCGTGCGGGGCGCACGACTGA
- a CDS encoding LacI family DNA-binding transcriptional regulator, whose amino-acid sequence MTDTAPHRRPTIMEVARLADVSHQTVSRYFRAPDGLKPATKARVQAAVEQLHYRPNLVARSMRTRQTGRLAVIVPTLAYSPARMLAGAGAAAHAAGYAVEVLSLEGGAEERTRRVAELADSGQVDGIVSFAPVLASAELQASSGTPIVASADFDDEMRGIGELADASAIAELIRGLADLGHRRFLHVTGDLQFASARARRDTYLETLAQLGLESLGVAEGDWSAEDGIAAVQALPDRGGPTAVVAANDLVAGGVIRGAIDRGWRVPDDLSVTGWDDHDLGRLLSPSLTTVEINLEGLGARAMTRLIAALRDEPAPPEKRGLHRVIWRESTGPAPR is encoded by the coding sequence GTGACCGACACCGCACCGCACCGCCGGCCGACGATCATGGAGGTCGCGCGCCTGGCGGATGTCTCCCACCAGACGGTCTCGCGCTACTTCCGCGCCCCCGACGGCCTCAAGCCCGCGACGAAGGCCCGCGTGCAGGCGGCGGTCGAGCAGCTCCACTACCGCCCGAACCTCGTGGCCCGATCGATGCGCACCCGCCAGACCGGCCGCCTCGCGGTGATCGTGCCGACGCTCGCGTACAGTCCCGCCCGCATGCTGGCCGGGGCGGGCGCGGCGGCGCATGCGGCCGGATACGCGGTCGAGGTGCTCAGCCTCGAGGGCGGCGCCGAGGAGCGCACCCGGCGGGTCGCCGAGCTCGCCGACTCGGGTCAGGTCGACGGCATCGTCTCGTTCGCCCCCGTGCTGGCGTCCGCCGAGCTGCAGGCTTCGAGCGGCACCCCGATCGTCGCGTCGGCCGACTTCGACGACGAGATGCGCGGCATCGGCGAGCTGGCGGATGCCTCCGCCATCGCGGAGCTCATCCGCGGCCTCGCCGACCTCGGCCACCGCCGCTTCCTGCACGTCACCGGAGACCTCCAGTTCGCCTCGGCACGCGCTCGCCGCGACACCTACCTCGAGACGCTCGCGCAGCTGGGTCTGGAGTCCCTCGGCGTGGCGGAGGGCGACTGGTCGGCCGAGGACGGCATCGCTGCGGTCCAGGCGCTCCCCGACCGCGGCGGCCCGACGGCCGTGGTGGCGGCGAACGACCTGGTCGCGGGCGGCGTGATCCGCGGCGCGATCGACCGCGGGTGGCGGGTGCCCGACGACCTCAGCGTCACCGGCTGGGACGACCACGACCTCGGCCGCCTGCTCAGCCCGTCGCTCACGACGGTGGAGATCAACCTCGAGGGGCTCGGCGCGCGCGCGATGACACGCCTGATCGCCGCGCTGCGCGACGAGCCCGCTCCGCCCGAGAAGCGGGGCCTGCACCGCGTCATCTGGCGCGAGTCGACGGGCCCTGCGCCCCGCTGA
- a CDS encoding cupin domain-containing protein, translating to MPLTPPSFPGATSVTLLDVYDDAAPDGLHGGSPHMHLASTECYVVIGGRGELHTIDAGGARETALSEGSVVWFTPGTIHRAVNHGDLKVLVVMGNAGLPEAGDAVMTFPPDIVADPERYAGAATLPAEPLEARADAAARRRDLAVEGYLRLRAAVDAGDPAPLREFHAAAAALVRERAAAWTGIVERGPVAQAAHSLDITRALARGDAAHLALAAISEAPALTGERGFGMCGRLSAYDVSDPRALR from the coding sequence ATGCCTCTCACCCCGCCGAGCTTTCCCGGAGCGACGTCCGTCACGCTGCTCGACGTCTACGACGACGCCGCGCCCGACGGCCTGCACGGCGGCAGCCCCCACATGCACCTCGCCTCGACCGAGTGCTACGTCGTGATCGGCGGCCGTGGTGAGCTCCACACGATCGACGCCGGCGGTGCCCGCGAGACTGCGCTGAGCGAGGGATCGGTGGTGTGGTTCACGCCGGGCACCATCCACCGCGCCGTCAACCACGGCGATCTGAAGGTGCTCGTGGTCATGGGCAACGCCGGGCTGCCGGAAGCGGGCGACGCCGTCATGACCTTCCCGCCCGACATCGTGGCCGATCCCGAGCGGTACGCCGGGGCGGCGACGCTGCCGGCAGAACCGCTGGAGGCGAGGGCGGATGCCGCGGCCCGGCGCCGCGACCTCGCCGTCGAGGGCTATCTCCGGCTCCGCGCGGCCGTGGACGCCGGCGATCCGGCACCTCTCCGTGAATTCCACGCCGCGGCGGCGGCCCTCGTGAGGGAGCGCGCGGCCGCGTGGACCGGGATCGTCGAACGCGGTCCGGTCGCGCAGGCCGCCCACAGCCTCGACATCACGCGGGCGCTCGCCCGCGGCGACGCCGCGCACCTCGCCTTGGCGGCGATCTCCGAGGCGCCGGCGCTGACCGGCGAGCGCGGCTTCGGCATGTGCGGACGCCTGAGCGCCTACGACGTGAGCGATCCCCGCGCGCTGCGCTGA
- a CDS encoding cation-transporting ATPase, with protein sequence MGSLNRIFDLAAKALDSSGSSSSTRGGSRDWRSMVRDVAGAVTGDGKPAATSPAPDGRMPHASQPPAHHAAPGVGLTPPPAAGSWAPSGPAAAPAAPAGTAPTAADRAAIARYEYLLQTSDPHQVEAIHREAFARLTPQQRAQVQAGMRSELRPAEQPRTAEAPDLARAAARTEALRPGTMAGLLARVGRSRSGAPGGMGRSAALVGAGGVLGAVAGAAVVSTVAAPILAQAVTSGIDFDAIASGVDLDAIAGGVDFGAAGDLVSGAGETVSGLGDQLSNFELPGLGDFFGN encoded by the coding sequence ATGGGCTCGCTCAACCGCATCTTCGACCTCGCCGCCAAGGCGCTCGACTCGTCCGGCTCGTCGTCCTCGACGCGCGGCGGAAGCCGCGACTGGCGCTCGATGGTCCGCGATGTCGCGGGCGCGGTCACCGGTGACGGCAAGCCGGCAGCCACCTCTCCCGCTCCGGACGGACGGATGCCGCACGCCTCACAGCCGCCGGCGCACCACGCCGCGCCGGGCGTCGGGCTGACCCCTCCGCCGGCGGCCGGCTCGTGGGCCCCCAGCGGCCCCGCGGCGGCTCCCGCCGCGCCGGCCGGCACCGCACCCACCGCTGCGGACCGCGCGGCCATCGCCCGCTACGAGTACCTCCTCCAGACGTCGGACCCGCACCAGGTCGAGGCGATCCACCGTGAGGCCTTCGCCCGCCTCACCCCGCAGCAGCGGGCGCAGGTGCAGGCGGGCATGCGGTCCGAACTCCGGCCCGCCGAGCAGCCGCGCACGGCGGAGGCCCCCGACCTCGCGCGAGCCGCCGCCCGCACCGAGGCCCTGCGGCCCGGAACGATGGCGGGACTCCTCGCGCGCGTCGGACGCTCCCGCTCGGGGGCACCCGGCGGAATGGGCCGCAGCGCCGCTCTGGTCGGTGCAGGCGGAGTGCTCGGAGCCGTCGCGGGCGCCGCCGTGGTGAGCACGGTCGCCGCACCGATCCTGGCGCAGGCCGTCACCTCCGGCATCGACTTCGATGCGATCGCGAGCGGCGTCGATCTGGACGCCATCGCAGGCGGTGTCGACTTCGGAGCCGCCGGCGACCTCGTCTCGGGCGCGGGCGAGACAGTCTCGGGCCTCGGCGACCAGCTGTCGAACTTCGAGCTCCCCGGGCTCGGCGACTTCTTCGGCAACTGA